GGGCCGAGACCCGGCAGGAGGTCGCGCGGTTGCTGGAGCGCGTCAACCTGCCGGCGGAGGAGCTGGCGCAGCGCCGCCCCCACGAGCTTTCCGGCGGGCAACGCCAGCGGGTGGCCATCGCCCGCGCCCTCGCACCCGGCGCGAAGGTGATCGTGGCCGACGAGCCGGTGTCCATGCTGGACGTCTCCATCCGGCTCGACGTGCTCAACCTGCTGGCCCGGCTGCAGCAGGAGGAGGATCTCGCCATCCTCTACATCACCCATGACCTGGCCACCGCGCGGCACTTCGCCGACGACATGCTCGTGCTCTACCGAGGGCGGGTCGTGGAGCGGGGGCCGGCCGATGAGGTGATCCTCGATCCGCGCCACCCTTACACCAAGCTGCTGGCCGCCGCCTCACCCGACCCGGACGCGCGCGGCCGCACCTTCGATTTCGACCCGGCGGACGTGGTCGCCGCCGGCTCCGCACCGCCGTACGACCACAGAGAGGACACCCCCCGATGAAAGTTCGCACGATCTTATCCGTGGTGGCGACTGCCGCCCTCACCGTCGCCGGGCTCGTCACCGGCCCGGCGGCGACCGCCGCCACCGGCTGCACGGCCAAATACACCGTCACCGGCCAATGGGGAAGTGGATTCGGAGCCGAAGTCTCCTTCACCAACCTGGGTGACCGCCTGACAACGTGGACTCTGGAGTTCGACTTCCCCGCCGCCGGCCAGCGCGTCAATCAGGGCTGGAGCGCCGACTGGTCCCAGTCCGGCACCCACGTCACCGCCAAGAGCCTGAGCTGGAACAGCGAGGTTGCGACCAAGGGCTCGGTGGGCCTCGGCTTCAACGGTTCGTGGAGCGACGCCAATCCCGTACCCGCCTCTATCTCCGTCAACGGGGTGAAGTGCGACGGCACCATCATCGACCCGCCCAAGACGCCGGCTCCGCAGCTGCACGTCCAGGGCAACAAGATCGTTACTGCGCAGGGCAAGCCGTACCGGCTGCTGGGCGTGAACCGCTCGAGCGGCGAGTTCGCCTGCGTGCAGGGCAAGGGGATGTGGGACGGCGGGCCGGTCGACCAGACCTCCGTCAACGCGATGAAGACCTGGAACATCCACGCCCTCCGCATCCCGCTGAACGAGGAGTGCTGGCTCGGCACCAACGGTTCGCCCAGCGGCGCCGCATACCAGCAGCAGGTCAAGGACTACGTGAACCTCCTGGTCGCCAACGGCATCACGCCCATCCTCGACCTCCACTGGACCTGGGGAGAGTTCACCGGCGTCGACTGGGCGTGCAAGGACGTGACCGCGACCTGCCAGAAGCCGATCCCGTCCGCTCGCAACGCCCCGCGATTCTGGACCGGCGTGGCCAACGCCTTCAAGGGCAACAACGCGGTGGTCTTCGACCTGTTCAACGAGCCGTGGCCGGAATTCGGCACCGTCGACAGAGAGGCGGGCTGGCGGTGCCTGCGCGACGGAGGCACCTGCGCCGGCTTCAGCTATGAGGTCGCGGGCATGCAGAGCATGCTCGACGCCGTCCGATCGACCGGAGCCACGAACATCGTCATGGTCGGCGGGCTCGAGTGGACCAACGACCTTCGCGAGTGGACGCAGTACAAGCCGCACGACCCCACCGGCAACCTGGTCGCCTCCTGGCACTCCTACAGCTTCAACCGGTGTGCCGCCGTCGACTGCTGGAACACGGAGATAGCCCCGCTCGCGGCGCAGGTGCCCGTGGTGATCGGCGAGATGGGCGCGGACAACTGCGGCTACGACTACGTCGACGCGCTCACCAAGTGGGCCGACACGCACGGCCTGTCGTACCTCGCCTGGACGTGGAACCCGTGGGGCTGCACCCAAGGAGGTGTGCTCATCAAGGACTGGAACGGAACGCCTGAGCCGGGAATCGGCGAGGGGTACAAGGCGCACCTGCTGACCCAGGATCCCTACGCCTGATCATGACTGCCAGCCGGCTGGGCCTCGGCTGACGTGCCGAGGCCCAGCCCTTGGCGGCGGGAGGCGAGCACGGCGGCGCATGCCGCCGTGCTCGCGATCGCGCGCGCGTTCACAGGGAACCCTCGGGGACGAGCGTGTAGCGGGTGAGCGCCGTCGCGTCCCAGGTCATGCGCCGGCGCCCCGCG
The Nonomuraea helvata genome window above contains:
- a CDS encoding ABC transporter ATP-binding protein yields the protein MTTLEVADLVKDYRVRGDGMRRTRLRAVDHVSFTLTPGRTTALVGESGSGKSTVARIIARLERPTSGTVVLNGAGSGDYRDHVQMVFQDPFASLNPFHTVEHHLARPLRLHGRARTRAETRQEVARLLERVNLPAEELAQRRPHELSGGQRQRVAIARALAPGAKVIVADEPVSMLDVSIRLDVLNLLARLQQEEDLAILYITHDLATARHFADDMLVLYRGRVVERGPADEVILDPRHPYTKLLAAASPDPDARGRTFDFDPADVVAAGSAPPYDHREDTPR
- a CDS encoding cellulase family glycosylhydrolase, with translation MVATAALTVAGLVTGPAATAATGCTAKYTVTGQWGSGFGAEVSFTNLGDRLTTWTLEFDFPAAGQRVNQGWSADWSQSGTHVTAKSLSWNSEVATKGSVGLGFNGSWSDANPVPASISVNGVKCDGTIIDPPKTPAPQLHVQGNKIVTAQGKPYRLLGVNRSSGEFACVQGKGMWDGGPVDQTSVNAMKTWNIHALRIPLNEECWLGTNGSPSGAAYQQQVKDYVNLLVANGITPILDLHWTWGEFTGVDWACKDVTATCQKPIPSARNAPRFWTGVANAFKGNNAVVFDLFNEPWPEFGTVDREAGWRCLRDGGTCAGFSYEVAGMQSMLDAVRSTGATNIVMVGGLEWTNDLREWTQYKPHDPTGNLVASWHSYSFNRCAAVDCWNTEIAPLAAQVPVVIGEMGADNCGYDYVDALTKWADTHGLSYLAWTWNPWGCTQGGVLIKDWNGTPEPGIGEGYKAHLLTQDPYA